Sequence from the Actinomycetes bacterium genome:
CGCAGGGTCGGCCGCCTCCACCAGGTCGGCCAGGTACGGGTCGGGCACGGGCGCCTCCTCCACGGGCAGGGCACCTCCCGGGTGCCACGAGCGTACGGTCGGCCATCTTGCCACCGGCGCGAGTCTGGTGGAGACCCGCGCCGCCGGCGGGCCTGGGGCTGGCCCAGATCCCCCGTGGGGTTGCCTGCGCCCGCTGGCGGGCTTTCGGGGGCTGGCCCGGGTCCCCCATGGGGTTGCCTGCGCCGCCGGCCGCGCCTCGGCTACGATCGGCTGATGACCACCCCGGCCCGCCTCAGCGAGCGCGTGTTCGCGCTCGGCCGCGCCGGCCTCGACGCCCAGCTCGCGCACCCCACCGTGCGCGGCATCGCCGCCGGCACCCTCGACGAGGCGGTGTTCCGGCGCTGGCTCGTGCAGGACTGGTTGTTCCTGCACGACTACGTCCGCCTGTTCGCCCTCGCCGCCGCCCGGGCACCCGACGCGGCAACCCTCGGCCGCCTGGTCGACCTCGCCCACGCCACCTGGCACGACGAGCTGTCGCTGCACCGTGCCTACGCCGCCGAGTTCGGCCTGACCGACGCCGACCTGGACGGCCAGCCCAAGTCACGGACCTGTGCCGCCTACACCGACTTCCTCTTGCGGACCGCGGCCACCGGCGACTTCGCCGACGTCCTGGCAGCGCTGCTGCCCTGCATGTGGGGTTACTCGGAGCTGGGCCGGGCGATGGCGGCGGCCGGGATGCCGGCCGAGCCCCGCTACCGGCGGTGGGTCGAGGCCTATGCCGACCCCGGGTTCGCCGAGCTGGCCGCCTGGTGCGCGCGCATGCTCGACCGGGCCGCCGAGGGGCTGCCCGCGTGGCGGCTCGCACAGCTCGAGCGGTGCTTCACCGAGAGCCTGGACCACGAGGTCGCGTTCTGGGACGCATGAGCCCAGCGCGCGGCCAGGAGGGAGCACGCATGCCAACCCTGCAGGTCCTGTGCGTGTTCACCGGGTCCGACGGTGGCGGCTGACCAGAGCCGTAGCCTCGGAATGCTGAACGGCTCCTCCTTCAGTGGTCAGTCAGTGGTCAGTGGCGGCCGGGTCATGGCGGCCGGTCAGTGGCGGCCGGTCAGCGGTCCCTGGACGGCGCGGAACATGGCGGTGTCCTTGGGCTCGGCGGGCGGCTCCACCAGGTGGAACCAGTAGAAGCCGTGCGGCCCGACGGCGAGGCGGTAGGGCTCGCCGTCGATGACCGGGAACGGGGTCCGTCCGAACATCTCCTCGGGGACCAGGCCGATGAAGCGTGACAGGTCGAGCTCGACCGGCTGGGCGAAGCGCGACAGGTTGGCGATCACGATGACCACGTCGGCGCCGAGCTGGCGGACGAAGGCGAGCACCCGGCGGTTGTCGGGGTAGAGGGGCTCGTAGTCGCCCGTCCCGAAGACCGGGTGCTGCTTGCGGACCTGCAGCATGCGCCGCACCCACTGCAGCAGCGAGGTCGACACCCGCTCCTGCGCCTCGACGTTCTGGGCCTGGTAGCCGTAGACCGGGTCCATCAGGAAGGGCAGGTACAGCGCTGCCGGGTCGGCCCGGGAGAAGCCGGCGTTGCGGTCCCCGGTCCACTGCATGGGCGTGCGGACGCCGTCGCGGTCGCCGAGGTAGATGTTGTCGCCCATGCCGATCTCGTCGCCGTAGTAGATGACCGGGCTGCCGGGCAGGCTGAGCAGCAGGCTGTAGAGCAGCTCGATCTGGCGCCTGCCGTTGTCGAGCAGCGGGGACAGGCGGCGGGCGATGCCGATGTTGCGCCGCATGCGCGGGTCCTTGGCGTACTCCGCGTACATGTAGTCGCGTTCCTCGTCGGTGACCATCTCGAGGGTCAGCTCGTCGTGGTTGCGCAGGAACAGCCCCCATTGCGCGGTGTCGGGGATCTTCGGCGTGCGGTTCATGATCTCCACGATCGGGGTGCGGTCCTCGCGCCGCAGGGCCATGAACATCCGCGGCATGACCGGGAAGTTGAACGCCATGTGGCACTCGTCGCCGTCGCCGAAGTAGGGGACGACGTCGGGCGGCCACTGGTTGGCCTCGGCGAGCAGGAGCCGGTCGGGGTACTTGTCGTCGACCTCCTTGCGCACCCGCTTGAGGAACTCGTGGGTCTCGGGAAGGTTCTCGCAGTTGCTGCCCTCCCGCTCGAACAGGTAGGGCACGGCGTCGAGCCGGAACCCGTCCAGCCCCATGTCGAGCCAGAAGCGGATGGCCTCGAGCATCGCGTCCTGGACCTCGGGGTTGTCGTAGTTGAGGTCGGGCTGGTGGGAGAAGAACCGGTGCCAGTAGAACGCCTGGGCCTCGTGGTCCCAGGTCCAGTTGGACGCCTCGGTGTCCACGAAGATGATGCGGGCGTCCTGGTACCGCTTGTCGGTGTTGCTCCACACGTACCAGTCGCGCTTGGGCGAGCCCGGCTTGCGCGCCTCCTGGAACCACGGGTGCTGGTCACTCGTGTGGTTCATCACCATGTCGGCGATCACCCGGATGCCCCGGGCGTGGGCGGCCTCGAGGAAGTCGTAGAAGTCGCCCAGCGTCCCGTAGTCGGGGAGGATCGAGAAGTGGTCGGAGACGTCGTAGCCGCCGTCGCGGAGCGGCGACGGGTACATCGGGAGGAGCCAGACGCAGTCGACGCCGAGCCACTGGAGGTAGTCCAGCCGCTCGGTCAGCCCGCGGAAGTCACCGTTGCCGTCGCCGTTGCCGTCCTGGAAGCCACGGACGTGCAGCTCGTAGAAGACGGCAGTCTTGTACCAGAGGGGATCTTCTCGCATCCGTTGCAGCTCCTCGACTCCGGCAGCGTACGCCCGCGTGGACAGGTGAAGCTCCCTGAAGCGGTGCTCCCCTTGCAAGTGTGCGCTGGGTCAAGCCAGTGTTAAACACCACACGGTAGGCGTTCAACCCCTGCGCATCCGGATCGCGGCGGTCGGCGGAAGCCGGCGTGGCAAGGTGCCCGGTGGGCGAGGGGTTTGTGCAGAGCGCGCTCGCTGCTCTCATCGGCTGCCGGGGGCCACGGCTACAGCACTTCCCTCCCGGCGGGCACGACCGGTGCGCCTGCGCCCGGACCTGACGCCGCTCCCCCTGGCGCCCGGACCTGACGCCGCTCCCCCTGGCGCGCCCGGACCTGATACCGCTCCCTCTCGCCCCCGGACCTGACGCTGCTCCCCGCCTCGGCCGAGGCGGGGAGCAGCGAGGCAGGCCGGGCGGTCAGCGCAGCGCGGGACGGCTTCCAGGGCGCATGGTGCCCGTCCCGCCCCTCGGGTTCTCCCGCTCGCCGGTGACCGGCCCGGGGGTGCCAGCCCGGACGGCCTCGAGCTGGGCCGCGAAGGCGATTCCGAGGTAGATCGCGAGCGAGGTCAGGAACGTCCACAGCAGCAGGCCGATCATGCCGGCCAGCGGCCCGTAGGTCTCGCCGAACGAGGTGCTCTGCGTCAGGTACAGCGAGAGCAGCCCGGTGAACAGGAACCAGAGCAGCACCGACACCCCCGACCCGAACGCGAGCCAGGAGGCGGCCGGCTGCCTGCGGCGGGGCGACTCCCGGAACAGCAGCGCCATCGCGCCCACGATCAGGCCGATCGCGACCGGCCAGCGCAGGAAGGCCCAGATCTCGCTTATCGCGCCGGACAGCCCGGTCGCCCGGCCGATGTCGGAGCCGATCACGATGAGCACGAAGGCGAGCACCGCGAGCAGGCCGGCCGTGCAGGCCAGCACCAGGCCGGTCAGGTACTTCTGCTGGGTGGGGCGGTCCTGCTCGACGCCGTAGATGCGGTTGGCGCCCCGCTCGATCTGGGCGAAGGCCAAGGCGGCCGAGACCACCGCGGTGAGCAGCCCGAACACCAGCGCCGCCCTGGCCCCGCCGCCGCTGGCCCGCTGGCCCTGCCGGAAGGCGTCCCTGACGATGTCGCCGGCCGGCCCGGGCGCGAAGCGGTCGGCGGTCTGCAGGATGAGCGTGGAGAACTTCTTGGCGTTCAGGACGCTGGCGAGCCCCACCGTGGCGATCAGGGCGGGGAGCAGGGTCAGGGTCACCTGGAAGGCCAGGGCCCGGGCGTGGCTGAAGCCGTCGGCGGCCCGGAAGCGCTGGAACGAGTCCTTCACGAGCCGCCCGATGCCGGTCCGGCGCAGCGTCTCCAGGGCGTCGTCACCCTCCAGGTCGTAGGTTTCGGGGACCGATGTTGCCGTGCTCATCGCATGCTCCTCTCTGGGCCCGCCTCGGCCTTGGTGGCGGGCACGCACAGCGTCAGGGCGGACGGGACGACCTCGACCACGAGCCGGTCGGTCGGGCCGGCCGGGTCGCCGTCGCGCTCCATCGGCTGGGGGCGGTCGCAGCGCACCTCCACCCGCCGGACCCGGAAGGTCTCCATCTGGCGGTCGTCGCGCCGCCGCCGGGCCAGGACCCGGGCCGCCACCTTGAGCCAGTCGCCGACCGTCCGCGTGAGCAGCACGGCCACGTCGAGCAGGCCGTCGTCGGGCTGGGCGTCGGGCAGGACCGGCAGGCGGCCCTGGAGCCGGCCGAGGTTGGCGACGAGCACGCACTGACCGGTGCGGACGATCGGCTGCTGGTCGTCGGCGCGGATGTGGAACGTGGTCGGGCGGCGCCGCAGGTGCTTGAGCCCGCTGATCACATAGGCGAGTGCGCCGATGCGCTTCTTCAGCCCGGGGTCGGCGTCCCTGAGCATGGCCGCGTCGAACCCGATCCCGCTCATGACCACGAACCGGTCGTCGCCGATGGCGCCCACGTCGATCCGGCGCCGGTCGCCCCGCAGGGCGACCTCGAGCGCGCCCTCGACGTCGCTGGGGATGTCGAAGTTGTTGGCGAGCAGGTTGCCTGTGCCACCGGGCAGCACCGCGAACGGCACCTCGGTCCCGGCCAGGCCCGTGACGCAGGCCATCACGGTCCCGTCGCCGCCAGAGGCCATGACCAGGTCCACGCCCTCCTCGACGGCCCGGCGGGTCAGCCCCTGGCCCGGGTCCTCTCTGGTCGTCTCGAGCCAGAGCACGTCGAGGCCCGCGGCGGCCAGGGCGGCTCGGGTCTCGTCGGCGCGGCTGGGGGCGTCCTCCCCGCCGGTGGCGGGGTTGAAGATCACCGCGACGCGCCGCGGGGCCGTCCCGCCCCGGCGGGCCTCACGCTGGAGCTTCTCGCGGGCCTCGCGCCGGAGCTTCTCGCCGGCCTCGCGCTCCACCTTCTCGACGGTCATCGCGCGCTCCCGCCGCGGGCCGGGGCGCCCTGAGGCCTGTCCGGGGACCGTTTCCGGAGCTGGTGGTGCAGGACGCCGAGGCGGACGGCCTTGACCGTCAGGAACAGCCAGATGGCGCCGAGCAGGATGCCGCCGACGACGTCGGACAGGTAGTGCATGCCACGGTAGACGCGGCTCACGGCGACCACCAGCGGGATCGCCAGCGCCAGAGCCACGAACAGCCAGCGCAGGGCGGCCGAGCGGGCTCGCTCCGAGGCGAGGATGGCGACCGCCCCGTACAGGGCGATCGCCGCCGCGGTGTGCCCGGACGGGAAGCTCGAGGTGGGCGGCGCCTCGTCGAGGTGCTTGACCGGCGGGCGGGCGCGGTCCACCAGCATGGTGACGCCGAGGAAGATGACCACCTCGCCGGCGACCGCGACCGCCACCAGCATCGGCTCGCGCCAGCGGCGCCAGGCCAGCGCCGCGCCCGCCACGACCAGCACGGCCATGGTCGCGACCGGCAGCGTCCCGCCCAGGGTGGTGGTCCAGCGGGTGACCTCGTTCATGTCCTCGGACCGGTGGGCCGCGAACCAGCGGGACAGGCTCGAGTCGGCGTTGCCCAGGGCGTCGTCGTTGGCCACGTTGGTGAGCAGGAAGCCGAGCAACACCAGCACGCCGAGCAGGACGACCGCACCGCCGACCAGGAACAGGGCCGAGGGGACGCCGTCGCGAAGGTGTCGCCAGCGCTCGGCCAGGGTCGCCTCCGGGTCCCGCCACGACGGGTCGAGCGGTCCGTGCCCTCGTGCTGCCTTCATCTCGGTTGCCTCTCTCGGGTCGGTTGCCTCTCGGGATGGGCCGGCCAAGTCGGTCCGGGTACCACTCGCCTATGTACCCAAGAAGGCGAGCAAACCACTTGAGGGTGCGAGCATTGCCATGCTCGGACCCTTCGGTGGGTGCGAGATCCCGGGCCCGCGGCCCGGTGGCTGCGTTCCCGGGTCTGCGGCTCGGTGGACACGTTCCCGGGCCTGCGGCCCGGTGACCGTCCTGGGTCCGTGGCCGGGTGGCCATGCAGTGGCCATTCAGGCCATTCATAGGCCTGCGGCCGGGTGGACGTACAGTGAACCGACTCAGGCCGGATGACGAAGGAGTC
This genomic interval carries:
- the tenA gene encoding thiaminase II, with translation MTTPARLSERVFALGRAGLDAQLAHPTVRGIAAGTLDEAVFRRWLVQDWLFLHDYVRLFALAAARAPDAATLGRLVDLAHATWHDELSLHRAYAAEFGLTDADLDGQPKSRTCAAYTDFLLRTAATGDFADVLAALLPCMWGYSELGRAMAAAGMPAEPRYRRWVEAYADPGFAELAAWCARMLDRAAEGLPAWRLAQLERCFTESLDHEVAFWDA
- the treS gene encoding maltose alpha-D-glucosyltransferase, with amino-acid sequence MREDPLWYKTAVFYELHVRGFQDGNGDGNGDFRGLTERLDYLQWLGVDCVWLLPMYPSPLRDGGYDVSDHFSILPDYGTLGDFYDFLEAAHARGIRVIADMVMNHTSDQHPWFQEARKPGSPKRDWYVWSNTDKRYQDARIIFVDTEASNWTWDHEAQAFYWHRFFSHQPDLNYDNPEVQDAMLEAIRFWLDMGLDGFRLDAVPYLFEREGSNCENLPETHEFLKRVRKEVDDKYPDRLLLAEANQWPPDVVPYFGDGDECHMAFNFPVMPRMFMALRREDRTPIVEIMNRTPKIPDTAQWGLFLRNHDELTLEMVTDEERDYMYAEYAKDPRMRRNIGIARRLSPLLDNGRRQIELLYSLLLSLPGSPVIYYGDEIGMGDNIYLGDRDGVRTPMQWTGDRNAGFSRADPAALYLPFLMDPVYGYQAQNVEAQERVSTSLLQWVRRMLQVRKQHPVFGTGDYEPLYPDNRRVLAFVRQLGADVVIVIANLSRFAQPVELDLSRFIGLVPEEMFGRTPFPVIDGEPYRLAVGPHGFYWFHLVEPPAEPKDTAMFRAVQGPLTGRH
- a CDS encoding YihY/virulence factor BrkB family protein, which encodes MSTATSVPETYDLEGDDALETLRRTGIGRLVKDSFQRFRAADGFSHARALAFQVTLTLLPALIATVGLASVLNAKKFSTLILQTADRFAPGPAGDIVRDAFRQGQRASGGGARAALVFGLLTAVVSAALAFAQIERGANRIYGVEQDRPTQQKYLTGLVLACTAGLLAVLAFVLIVIGSDIGRATGLSGAISEIWAFLRWPVAIGLIVGAMALLFRESPRRRQPAASWLAFGSGVSVLLWFLFTGLLSLYLTQSTSFGETYGPLAGMIGLLLWTFLTSLAIYLGIAFAAQLEAVRAGTPGPVTGERENPRGGTGTMRPGSRPALR
- a CDS encoding diacylglycerol kinase family protein, with amino-acid sequence MTVEKVEREAGEKLRREAREKLQREARRGGTAPRRVAVIFNPATGGEDAPSRADETRAALAAAGLDVLWLETTREDPGQGLTRRAVEEGVDLVMASGGDGTVMACVTGLAGTEVPFAVLPGGTGNLLANNFDIPSDVEGALEVALRGDRRRIDVGAIGDDRFVVMSGIGFDAAMLRDADPGLKKRIGALAYVISGLKHLRRRPTTFHIRADDQQPIVRTGQCVLVANLGRLQGRLPVLPDAQPDDGLLDVAVLLTRTVGDWLKVAARVLARRRRDDRQMETFRVRRVEVRCDRPQPMERDGDPAGPTDRLVVEVVPSALTLCVPATKAEAGPERSMR
- a CDS encoding phosphatase PAP2 family protein gives rise to the protein MKAARGHGPLDPSWRDPEATLAERWRHLRDGVPSALFLVGGAVVLLGVLVLLGFLLTNVANDDALGNADSSLSRWFAAHRSEDMNEVTRWTTTLGGTLPVATMAVLVVAGAALAWRRWREPMLVAVAVAGEVVIFLGVTMLVDRARPPVKHLDEAPPTSSFPSGHTAAAIALYGAVAILASERARSAALRWLFVALALAIPLVVAVSRVYRGMHYLSDVVGGILLGAIWLFLTVKAVRLGVLHHQLRKRSPDRPQGAPARGGSAR